From the Halichoerus grypus chromosome 3, mHalGry1.hap1.1, whole genome shotgun sequence genome, one window contains:
- the PCDH7 gene encoding protocadherin-7 isoform X12 codes for MLRMRTAGWARGWCLGCCLLLPLSLSLAAAKQLLRYRLAEEGPADVRIGNVASDLGIVTGSGEVTFSLESGSEYLKIDNLTGELSTSERRIDREKLPQCQMIFDENECFLDFEVSVIGPSQSWVDLFEGRVIVLDINDNTPTFPSPVLTLTVEENRPVGTLYLLPTATDRDFGRNGIERYELLQEPGGGGGGGGGGGGGSGGEGRRAGPADSAPYPGGGGNGASGGGPGGSKRRPDIPEGGGGTNPGGRSSVFELQVADTPDGEKQPQLIVKGALDREQRDSYELTLRVRDGGDPPRSSQAILRVLITDVNDNSPRFEKSVYEADLAENSAPGTPILQLRAADLDVGVNGQIEYVFGAATESVRRLLRLDETSGWLSVLHRIDREEVNQLRFTVMARDRGQPPKTDKATVVLNIKDENDNVPSIEIRKIGRIPLKDGVANVAEDVLVDTPIALVQVSDRDQGENGVVTCTVVGDVPFQLKPASDTEGDQNKKKYFLHTSAPLDYETTREFSVVIVAVDSGSPSLSSNNSLVVKVGDTNDNPPLFGQSVVEVYFPENNIPGERVATVLATDADSGKNAEIAYSLDSSVMGIFAIDPDSGDILVNTVLDREQTDRYEFKVNAKDKGIPVLQGSTTVIVQVADKNDNDPKFMQDVFTFYVKENLQPNSPVGMVTVMDADKGRNAEMSLYIEENSNIFSIENDTGTIYSTMSFDREHQTTYTFRVKAVDGGDPPRSATATVSLFVMDENDNAPTVTLPRNISYTLLPPSSNVRTVVATVLATDSDDGINADLNYSIVGGNPFKLFEIDSTSGVVSLVGKLTQKHYGLHRLVVQVNDSGQPSQSTTTLVHVFVNESVSNATVIDSQIARSLHTPLTQDIAGDPSYEISKQRLSIVIGVVAGIMTVILIILIVVMARYCRSKNKNGYEAGKKDHEDFFTPQQHDKSKKPKKDKKNKKSKQPLYSSIVTVEASKPNGQRYDSVNEKLSDSPSMGRYRSVNGGPGSPDLARHYKSSSPLPTVQLHPQSPTAGKKHQAVQDLPPANTFVGAGDNISIGSDHCSEYSCQTNNKYSKQDTVIALGYLDNPGKSPYFKVSVVKEVMVSRSK; via the coding sequence aTGCTGAGGATGCGGACCGCGGGATGGGCGCGCGGCTGGTGCCTGGGTTGCTGTCTCCTCTTGCCGCTCTCGCTCAGCCTGGCGGCCGCCAAGCAACTCCTCCGATACCGACTGGCCGAGGAGGGCCCAGCGGACGTCCGCATCGGCAACGTCGCCTCGGACCTGGGCATCGTGACCGGCTCGGGTGAGGTGACTTTCAGCCTCGAGTCGGGGTCGGAGTACCTGAAGATCGACAACCTCACCGGCGAGCTGAGCACGAGCGAGCGGCGCATCGACCGCGAGAAGCTGCCCCAGTGTCAGATGATCTTCGACGAGAACGAGTGCTTTCTGGACTTCGAAGTGTCGGTGATCGGGCCCTCGCAGAGCTGGGTGGACCTGTTCGAGGGTCGGGTCATCGTACTCGATATCAACGACAACACGCCCACCTTCCCGTCACCCGTGCTCACGCTCACGGTGGAGGAGAACAGGCCGGTGGGCACTCTCTACCTGCTACCCACCGCCACTGACCGTGACTTCGGCCGCAACGGCATCGAGCGCTACGAGCTGCTCCAGGAGCCCGGGGGCggtggcggcggtggcggcggcggcggcggcggcagcggcggcgaaGGCCGGCGTGCTGGGCCTGCCGACAGCGCCCCCTACCCCGGGGGCGGCGGGAACGGCGCGAGCGGCGGCGGCCCCGGCGGCTCCAAGAGGCGGCCGGACATACCAGAGGGCGGCGGCGGGACCAACCCCGGTGGCCGCAGCAGCGTGTTCGAACTGCAGGTGGCCGACACCCCGGATGGCGAGAAGCAGCCACAGCTGATCGTGAAGGGGGCGCTGGATCGGGAACAACGCGACTCCTACGAGCTGACCCTGCGGGTGCGCGACGGTGGCGACCCGCCTCGCTCCTCTCAGGCCATCCTGAGGGTGCTCATCACCGACGTGAACGACAACAGTCCCCGCTTCGAGAAGAGCGTGTACGAAGCTGACCTAGCCGAGAATAGCGCCCCAGGGACTCCCATCCTGCAGCTGCGTGCCGCCGACCTGGACGTGGGGGTCAACGGACAGATCGAGTATGTGTTCGGAGCGGCTACCGAATCCGTGCGGCGGCTGCTGCGCCTGGACGAGACGTCCGGCTGGCTCAGTGTCCTGCACCGTATCGACCGCGAGGAGGTGAACCAGCTGCGCTTCACCGTCATGGCCCGCGACCGCGGGCAGCCCCCCAAGACCGACAAGGCCACAGTGGTCCTCAACATCAAGGACGAGAACGATAATGTTCCGTCCATTGAAATCCGCAAGATCGGGCGTATCCCACTCAAGGACGGGGTGGCCAACGTGGCCGAGGATGTTCTGGTCGACACCCCCATTGCTCTGGTACAGGTGTCCGACCGAGACCAAGGCGAGAATGGGGTAGTCACCTGCACCGTGGTGGGTGACGTGCCCTTCCAGCTCAAGCCGGCCAGCGACACAGAGGGCGACCAGAACAAGAAAAAGTACTTTCTGCACACCTCGGCCCCTTTGGACTATGAGACCACCCGGGAATTCAGCGTGGTCATTGTGGCGGTGGACTCGGGCAGCCCCAGCCTCTCCAGCAACAACTCCCTGGTTGTCAAGGTAGGGGACACCAATGACAACCCGCCCCTCTTCGGCCAGTCCGTGGTGGAGGTTTACTTTCCAGAGAACAACATCCCTGGAGAGAGGGTGGCCACGGTGCTGGCGACAGACGCGGACAGTGGGAAAAACGCGGAGATTGCCTACTCTCTGGATTCCTCCGTGATGGGGATCTTTGCCATCGATCCTGATTCTGGGGACATCCTTGTCAATACGGTGCTGGACCGAGAGCAGACAGACAGGTATGAGTTTAAAGTTAATGCCAAAGACAAAGGCATCCCAGTGCTGCAGGGCAGCACCACGGTGATTGTGCAGGTTGCTGACAAGAATGACAATGACCCTAAGTTTATGCAGGACGTCTTCACCTTTTATGTGAAAGAAAACTTGCAGCCCAACAGCCCGGTGGGGATGGTCACGGTGATGGATGCAGACAAGGGGCGCAATGCAGAGATGAGCCTCTACATAGAGGAAAACAGTAACATTTTTTCCATTGAAAATGACACAGGGACCATTTACTCCACAATGTCTTTTGATCGGGAACATCAGACCACATACACCTTCAGAGTCAAGGCTGTGGATGGGGGGGATCCTCCCAGATCAGCCACAGCCACAGTCTCTCTCTTTGTGATGGATGAGAATGACAATGCTCCCACAGTTACCCTTCCCAGAAACATTTCCTACACTTTACTGCCACCTTCAAGTAATGTCAGGACAGTAGTAGCTACAGTGTTGGCAACAGACAGTGATGATGGCATCAATGCAGACCTTAACTACAGCATTGTGGGAGGGAATCCCTTCAAGCTGTTTGAGATTGATTCCACCAGTGGTGTGGTTTCCTTAGTGGGAAAACTCACCCAAAAGCATTATGGCTTGCACAGGTTGGTGGTGCAAGTGAATGACAGTGGACAGCCTTCCCAGTCCACCACGACTCTGGTGCATGTGTTTGTCAATGAAAGTGTTTCTAATGCAACTGTGATTGACTCCCAGATAGCCAGAAGTTTGCACACCCCACTCACCCAGGATATAGCTGGTGACCCAAGTTATGAAATTAGCAAACAGAGACTCAGTATTGTCATTGGGGTGGTTGCTGGAATTATGACAGTGATTCTAATCATCTTAATCGTAGTGATGGCAAGGTACTGCCggtccaaaaataaaaatggctatgAAGCTGGCAAAAAAGATCATGAAGACTTTTTTACACCCCAGCAGCACGACAAATCTAAAAAGCctaaaaaggacaagaaaaacaaaaagtctaaGCAGCCTCTCTACAGCAGCATTGTCACTGTAGAAGCTTCTAAACCAAATGGACAGAGGTATGATAGTGTCAATGAGAAGCTGTCAGACAGCCCAAGCATGGGGCGATACCGATCCGTTAACGGGGGGCCCGGCAGTCCTGACCTGGCCAGGCATTACAAATCTAGTTCTCCGTTGCCTACTGTCCAGCTTCACCCCCAGTCACCAACTGCAGGAAAAAAACACCAGGCCGTACAAGATCTACCACCAGCCAACACATTTGTGGGAGCAGGAGACAACATTTCAATTGGATCAGATCACTGCTCTGAATACAGCTGTCAAACCAATAACAAGTACAGCAAACAG